The following proteins are encoded in a genomic region of Burkholderia cepacia:
- a CDS encoding M14 family metallopeptidase produces the protein MEPTAVTRHFSGTYAEARQKFLDAAAHRRATLESFVLPDLRGALGETLAIDVAGLGVADAERLLIVSSGTHGPEGFCGSGCQIAMLFDDDLIARLARAGIGLLLIHAVNPYGFSYLQRTNQDNVDLNRNHIDFSAALPANDAYPEIDRLVLTESWPPSPDDEQALAEYIARHGKLAYQGALSGGQYATPDGMFFGGREPTWNNRTMRTILRERAAHAKTIAWIDVHTGLGPRGHGEKIYAGRNVAAELARARAWWGADIVAPFAGESESPGVSGPIASIAHDECPRADAALMALEFGTVPFDDMINRLRASHWLIRHPDAPAELRRDILQRIRDAFYGDDDVWKGAIWGQTRAALLQALMGLAAA, from the coding sequence ATGGAACCTACCGCTGTTACCCGACATTTTTCCGGCACCTATGCCGAAGCCCGCCAGAAGTTTCTCGACGCCGCCGCGCACCGGCGCGCGACGCTGGAGTCGTTCGTGCTGCCTGACCTGCGCGGCGCGCTCGGCGAAACGCTGGCGATCGACGTGGCCGGCCTCGGTGTCGCCGATGCCGAGCGGCTGCTGATCGTCAGTTCGGGCACGCACGGGCCCGAAGGCTTCTGCGGATCGGGCTGCCAGATCGCGATGCTGTTCGACGACGACCTGATCGCGCGGCTTGCACGCGCCGGTATCGGACTGCTGCTGATCCATGCGGTCAATCCGTACGGTTTCTCGTACCTGCAGCGCACCAACCAGGACAACGTCGACCTGAACCGCAACCACATCGATTTCAGTGCAGCGCTGCCGGCCAACGACGCGTATCCGGAGATCGATCGCCTCGTGCTCACGGAAAGCTGGCCGCCGTCGCCTGACGACGAGCAGGCGCTGGCCGAGTACATCGCGCGACACGGCAAGCTCGCGTATCAGGGTGCGTTGAGCGGCGGTCAGTACGCGACCCCCGACGGGATGTTCTTCGGCGGGCGCGAGCCGACCTGGAACAACCGCACGATGCGCACGATCCTGCGCGAGCGCGCGGCGCATGCGAAAACGATCGCATGGATCGACGTGCATACGGGCCTCGGGCCGCGCGGTCACGGCGAGAAGATCTACGCGGGCCGCAACGTCGCCGCCGAACTCGCGCGCGCCCGCGCGTGGTGGGGCGCCGACATCGTCGCACCGTTCGCGGGCGAATCCGAGTCGCCGGGCGTGTCGGGGCCCATCGCGTCGATCGCGCACGACGAGTGCCCGCGCGCGGATGCCGCGCTGATGGCACTCGAATTCGGCACGGTGCCATTCGACGACATGATCAACCGGCTGCGTGCGTCGCACTGGCTGATCCGGCATCCCGATGCGCCGGCCGAATTGCGCCGCGACATTCTCCAGCGAATCCGCGACGCGTTCTACGGCGACGACGACGTCTGGAAGGGCGCGATCTGGGGGCAGACGCGTGCCGCGCTGCTGCAGGCACTGATGGGGCTGGCCGCCGCGTAA